Proteins encoded together in one Kingella oralis window:
- the rpsG gene encoding 30S ribosomal protein S7, with protein sequence MPRRREVPKREILPDPKFGSVELSKFMNVLMIDGKKAVAERIVYGALEQIAKKVQGKEAIEVFNEAINNAKPLVEVKSRRVGGANYQVPVEVRPARRLALAMRWVRDAARKRGEKSMDLRLAGELIDAAEGRGGAMKKREEVHRMAEANKAFSHFRF encoded by the coding sequence ATGCCAAGACGTAGAGAAGTCCCCAAGCGCGAGATTCTGCCTGATCCAAAATTCGGCAGCGTAGAATTGTCCAAATTCATGAACGTATTGATGATTGACGGCAAAAAAGCCGTTGCAGAACGCATCGTATACGGCGCATTGGAACAAATTGCCAAAAAAGTACAAGGCAAAGAAGCGATTGAAGTATTCAACGAAGCCATTAACAACGCCAAACCGCTTGTAGAAGTGAAAAGCCGCCGCGTAGGTGGTGCCAACTACCAAGTTCCTGTTGAAGTGCGCCCTGCACGTCGTTTGGCATTGGCAATGCGTTGGGTGCGCGATGCCGCCCGCAAACGTGGCGAAAAATCTATGGATTTGCGCCTTGCTGGCGAATTAATTGACGCAGCCGAAGGCCGCGGCGGCGCAATGAAAAAACGCGAAGAAGTACACCGCATGGCAGAAGCCAACAAAGCGTTCTCTCACTTCCGTTTCTAA
- the rpsL gene encoding 30S ribosomal protein S12, protein MPTINQLVRKGRQKPVYVNKVPALEACPQKRGVCTRVYTTTPKKPNSALRKVCKVRLTNGFEVISYIGGEGHNLQEHSVVLIRGGRVKDLPGVRYHTVRGSLDTAGVKDRKQARSKYGAKRPK, encoded by the coding sequence ATGCCAACTATCAACCAATTAGTTCGCAAAGGTCGTCAAAAACCTGTTTATGTGAACAAAGTTCCCGCACTGGAAGCCTGCCCGCAAAAACGCGGCGTATGCACCCGTGTTTACACCACAACTCCAAAAAAACCAAACTCAGCCTTGCGTAAAGTCTGCAAAGTGCGCCTAACCAACGGTTTTGAAGTGATTTCATACATCGGCGGTGAAGGTCATAACTTGCAAGAACACAGCGTGGTGCTGATTCGCGGCGGTCGTGTAAAAGACTTGCCAGGTGTGCGTTACCACACCGTTCGTGGTTCTTTGGATACCGCAGGCGTGAAAGACCGTAAACAAGCTCGTTCTAAATACGGTGCAAAACGCCCTAAATAA
- a CDS encoding DciA family protein, giving the protein MQFAPLIPANSPLANLLHRSRYWQQLDAAAKRLLPANLHPHFRVACIEEGALIIHVSAPMAATRLKMLLPNLLPQLQELDPGIARIQIKTRPHNPAAAKSKNFHLSERALNSFEQTAEKVAHHPKLAAALQNLVKNNRNTNNN; this is encoded by the coding sequence ATGCAATTTGCCCCCCTTATCCCCGCCAACTCCCCCCTTGCCAACCTCCTGCACCGCTCGCGCTACTGGCAACAGCTGGACGCCGCCGCCAAACGCCTGCTGCCCGCCAACCTGCATCCGCATTTTCGCGTGGCGTGCATTGAAGAGGGCGCGTTGATTATCCACGTGAGCGCGCCCATGGCGGCGACCCGTCTCAAAATGCTGCTGCCCAACCTGTTGCCGCAGTTGCAAGAGCTTGACCCCGGCATCGCCCGCATCCAAATCAAAACGCGCCCGCACAACCCCGCCGCCGCCAAAAGCAAAAATTTCCACCTGAGCGAGCGCGCCCTAAACAGCTTCGAACAAACCGCCGAAAAAGTTGCCCACCACCCCAAACTAGCTGCCGCGCTGCAAAATTTGGTCAAAAACAACCGCAATACTAACAATAATTAA
- a CDS encoding IS1595 family transposase: protein MKITHCKLKKSIRKKLLQFFVLEVTARSAADLLGIHPNSAALFYRKIREVISYYLSLEANTVFDGTVELDESYFGGHRKGKRGRGAAGKVAVFGILKRGGKVYTVVVKNAKRETLMPVITKKIMPDSIVYTDCLSSYDVLDVSGFTHHRINHSKLFADKQNHINGIENFWNQAKRVLRKYNGIDRKSFPLFLKECEFRFNFGTPSEQLKVLRRWCGI, encoded by the coding sequence ATGAAGATAACCCATTGTAAACTAAAAAAGAGTATACGAAAAAAGTTGCTCCAATTTTTTGTACTTGAAGTAACCGCCCGTTCGGCTGCTGATTTGTTGGGCATTCACCCCAATTCAGCAGCACTGTTCTACCGCAAAATCCGCGAAGTCATCAGCTACTATCTTTCATTGGAAGCCAATACAGTTTTTGATGGTACGGTTGAGCTAGATGAGAGTTACTTCGGCGGACATCGCAAAGGCAAACGCGGACGCGGAGCAGCAGGAAAAGTAGCTGTCTTTGGTATTCTTAAGCGTGGTGGTAAAGTTTATACCGTAGTAGTGAAGAATGCCAAAAGAGAAACCTTAATGCCTGTTATCACAAAGAAAATCATGCCTGATAGTATTGTTTATACCGATTGTTTGAGCAGCTATGATGTGTTGGATGTAAGTGGTTTTACCCACCACCGTATTAACCACAGCAAACTGTTTGCTGACAAACAAAACCACATCAACGGCATTGAAAATTTTTGGAATCAGGCGAAACGTGTTCTGCGTAAATACAATGGAATTGACCGTAAATCTTTCCCATTATTCTTGAAAGAATGCGAGTTTCGTTTTAACTTTGGCACACCGTCTGAACAGCTTAAAGTGCTGCGCAGATGGTGTGGTATTTAG
- a CDS encoding chaperone modulator CbpM produces the protein MQHETDIFLNFEQTLAAGGCQREWLLGLIEEEVIVVQGQPEHSEYSGFQLARIRRAARIGRDFEASIPATALIMRLLDELEELRKSQPALSD, from the coding sequence ATGCAACACGAAACCGACATTTTTTTAAATTTTGAACAAACCCTGGCCGCAGGCGGCTGCCAACGCGAATGGTTGCTCGGGCTGATAGAAGAAGAAGTAATTGTGGTGCAAGGGCAGCCTGAACATTCGGAATACAGCGGTTTCCAATTGGCCCGCATCCGCCGCGCCGCACGCATCGGCCGCGACTTTGAAGCCAGCATCCCCGCTACCGCGCTCATCATGCGCCTGCTGGACGAATTGGAAGAACTGCGCAAAAGCCAACCCGCGCTAAGCGACTAG
- the waaA gene encoding lipid IV(A) 3-deoxy-D-manno-octulosonic acid transferase, whose translation MLLPALYNALWRIALPFIRHYLRKRARKNPAYLEHWGERFGAPHPNPVQQPIWIHAVSVGETRAAQPLIAELQRRFPNAPLLLTQMTPTGRATAMQLYPQAQCRYLPYDRRDWVAQFLREHRPQFGVLMETELWANLISGCFNQRIPLFLANARLSEKSQRSYQKIPGLIRPALRQLTAICAQTPADAERLQQLGAPAPIVCGNTKYDIPIPPQSRELVAQFRQKIGNRRVFLAASLREKDGQDEAELILNAWQPHADTLLVLIPRHPERFQAAYELARQRGFNTQKRSDNAPVRPDTQVWIGDSMGEMYAYFQAADIVFIGGSLVDTGCQNIIEPLQCGKPVLFGPSIYNFQAACQEALATGVAQQIHSAAELVQTVTRQLAQPEIYAQQTAKTAAYLAQHRGASQRIADAIEQHVQANASNAA comes from the coding sequence ATGCTGCTCCCCGCTCTCTACAACGCCCTGTGGCGCATCGCCCTCCCATTCATCCGCCACTATCTGCGCAAACGCGCCCGCAAAAACCCCGCTTATCTGGAACACTGGGGCGAACGTTTCGGCGCGCCGCATCCCAATCCCGTGCAACAACCCATCTGGATACACGCCGTTTCCGTTGGCGAAACCCGCGCCGCGCAGCCGCTTATCGCCGAATTGCAACGCCGCTTCCCCAATGCACCGCTTTTGCTCACCCAAATGACGCCCACAGGACGCGCCACCGCCATGCAACTCTATCCGCAAGCCCAATGCCGCTATCTGCCCTACGACCGCCGCGATTGGGTAGCACAATTTTTGCGTGAACATCGCCCTCAATTTGGCGTGCTTATGGAAACCGAACTGTGGGCAAACCTGATTTCAGGCTGCTTCAACCAGCGCATTCCGCTATTCCTTGCCAACGCCCGTTTATCCGAAAAATCCCAACGCAGCTACCAAAAAATCCCCGGTCTCATCCGTCCCGCCCTGCGCCAGCTCACCGCCATCTGCGCCCAAACCCCCGCCGATGCCGAACGCCTGCAACAGCTTGGCGCGCCCGCCCCCATCGTCTGCGGCAACACCAAATACGACATCCCCATCCCGCCCCAATCCCGCGAACTCGTCGCCCAATTCCGCCAAAAAATCGGCAACCGCCGCGTGTTCCTCGCCGCCAGCCTGCGCGAAAAAGATGGGCAAGACGAAGCCGAACTCATCCTCAACGCATGGCAACCGCACGCCGACACCCTGCTCGTGCTCATCCCGCGCCACCCCGAGCGTTTTCAGGCTGCCTACGAGCTCGCCCGGCAACGCGGTTTCAACACCCAAAAACGCAGCGACAACGCCCCCGTCCGCCCCGACACCCAAGTGTGGATAGGCGACAGCATGGGCGAAATGTATGCCTATTTTCAGGCTGCCGACATCGTCTTCATCGGCGGCAGCCTTGTAGACACCGGCTGCCAAAACATCATCGAACCCTTGCAATGCGGCAAACCCGTGCTGTTCGGCCCGTCCATTTACAATTTTCAGGCTGCCTGCCAAGAAGCCCTTGCCACAGGCGTCGCCCAGCAAATCCACAGCGCAGCCGAGCTTGTCCAAACCGTAACCCGGCAACTCGCGCAGCCTGAAATCTACGCGCAACAAACCGCCAAAACCGCCGCCTACCTTGCCCAACATCGCGGCGCAAGCCAACGCATCGCCGACGCGATTGAACAACATGTGCAAGCCAACGCATCAAATGCAGCCTGA
- the azu gene encoding azurin, whose protein sequence is MKIYLGLIAAAALTLTACGDNKPAQPAESASPAATAAASETAAASMAAASEAASAPAASAPTAASGAAPAAASTAAAAPAAAGGECEAVIVSDDAMKFDPKEIQVKSSCKQYKITLKHEGKMPKSAMGHNVVVSKSADKDGILADGQTAGEANNYVKAGDERVIAHTKLLSGGEQDSVTFDVSKLAKGEAYEYYCSFPGHYATMNGKLTLVD, encoded by the coding sequence ATGAAAATCTATCTAGGTCTCATCGCAGCCGCAGCATTAACGCTTACCGCTTGTGGCGATAACAAACCTGCGCAACCTGCTGAATCAGCCTCTCCTGCTGCCACTGCCGCCGCATCTGAAACCGCAGCCGCTTCTATGGCTGCCGCATCTGAAGCTGCTTCTGCTCCTGCTGCTTCTGCTCCTACTGCCGCATCAGGAGCTGCGCCTGCCGCTGCTTCAACCGCAGCTGCCGCTCCCGCAGCCGCTGGTGGCGAATGCGAAGCCGTTATCGTAAGCGACGACGCAATGAAATTTGACCCCAAAGAAATCCAAGTAAAATCAAGCTGCAAACAATACAAAATCACCCTGAAACACGAAGGCAAAATGCCTAAATCAGCAATGGGTCATAACGTAGTAGTGTCCAAATCTGCCGACAAAGACGGCATATTGGCTGATGGTCAAACTGCTGGCGAAGCAAATAACTACGTTAAAGCTGGCGATGAGCGCGTGATTGCGCACACCAAATTGCTGAGCGGTGGCGAGCAAGACAGCGTAACATTTGACGTATCTAAATTGGCAAAAGGCGAAGCATACGAGTACTACTGCTCATTCCCTGGCCACTACGCAACCATGAACGGCAAACTCACTTTGGTTGACTAA
- the fusA gene encoding elongation factor G, with the protein MARKTPINLYRNIGISAHIDAGKTTTTERILFYTGLTHKLGEVHDGAATTDWMEQEQERGITITSAAVTSYWKGMAKQFPEHRFNIIDTPGHVDFTVEVERSMRVLDGAVMVYCAVGGVQPQSETVWRQANKYKVPRLAFVNKMDRQGANFFRVVEQMKTRLRANPVPIVIPVGAEDAFEGVVDLLKMKAIIWNEEDKGVTFTYGDIPADLVEAAEEWRQNMIEAAAEANEELMDKYLGGEELTEAEIIGALRTRTLNGEIQPMLCGSAFKNKGVQRMLDAVVELLPAPTDIPPVAGELPNGDKATRQASDEEKFSALAFKMMNDKYVGNLTFIRVYSGVLKSGDTVVNSVKGTRERIGRLVQMTANDRDEIEEVRAGDIAAAIGLKDVTTGETLCAEDAPIILERMEFPEPVIHVAVEPKTKADQEKMGIALNRLAKEDPSFRVRTDEESGQTIISGMGELHLEIIVDRMKREFAVEANIGAPQVAYRETIRKEVEAEYKHAKQSGGKGQYGHVVIKMEPMEPGGAGYEFIDEIKGGVIPREFIPSVDKGIRDTLPNGVVAGFPVVDVRIRLVFGSYHDVDSSQLAFELAASQAFKEGMRKASPVLLEPIMAVEVETPEDYMGDVMGDLNRRRGIVLGMDDDGIGGKKVRAEVPLAEMFGYSTDLRSATQGRATYSMEFAKYAEAPANVAAEVTAARKG; encoded by the coding sequence ATGGCTCGTAAAACCCCTATTAACCTGTACCGCAACATCGGTATTTCCGCCCACATCGACGCGGGCAAAACCACCACTACCGAACGTATTTTGTTCTACACCGGCCTGACCCACAAACTGGGCGAAGTGCATGACGGCGCGGCCACCACCGACTGGATGGAACAAGAACAAGAACGCGGTATCACCATTACTTCTGCGGCAGTAACCTCATACTGGAAAGGTATGGCGAAACAGTTCCCGGAACACCGCTTTAACATCATCGACACCCCGGGACACGTGGACTTCACCGTTGAGGTAGAACGTTCTATGCGTGTGTTGGACGGCGCAGTAATGGTTTATTGCGCGGTGGGTGGCGTGCAACCCCAATCCGAAACCGTATGGCGCCAAGCCAACAAATACAAAGTGCCCCGCTTGGCATTTGTAAACAAAATGGACCGCCAAGGTGCCAACTTCTTCCGCGTGGTAGAACAAATGAAAACCCGTCTGCGCGCTAACCCTGTGCCTATCGTGATTCCCGTGGGCGCAGAAGACGCGTTTGAAGGCGTGGTGGATTTGTTGAAAATGAAAGCCATCATTTGGAACGAAGAAGACAAAGGCGTAACCTTTACTTACGGCGACATCCCTGCTGATTTGGTGGAAGCCGCCGAAGAATGGCGTCAAAACATGATTGAAGCCGCCGCCGAAGCCAACGAAGAGCTGATGGATAAATATTTGGGCGGCGAAGAGCTGACCGAAGCTGAAATTATTGGCGCATTGCGTACCCGCACTTTGAACGGCGAAATTCAACCTATGCTGTGCGGTTCTGCGTTCAAAAACAAAGGTGTGCAACGTATGTTGGACGCGGTGGTAGAACTGCTACCTGCACCTACCGACATTCCTCCTGTGGCAGGCGAATTGCCTAACGGCGACAAAGCCACGCGCCAAGCCAGCGATGAAGAGAAATTCTCCGCATTGGCATTCAAAATGATGAATGACAAATATGTGGGTAACTTAACCTTTATCCGCGTGTATTCAGGCGTTTTGAAATCTGGCGATACGGTTGTCAACTCAGTAAAAGGCACACGCGAACGTATTGGTCGCTTGGTGCAAATGACGGCAAACGACCGCGATGAGATTGAAGAAGTGCGCGCAGGCGACATCGCTGCGGCTATCGGCTTGAAAGACGTTACCACAGGCGAAACTTTGTGCGCCGAAGATGCGCCCATTATCTTGGAACGCATGGAATTCCCTGAGCCTGTGATTCACGTTGCCGTTGAGCCAAAAACCAAAGCCGACCAAGAAAAAATGGGTATCGCTTTGAACCGTTTGGCAAAAGAAGACCCTTCTTTCCGCGTGCGTACTGATGAAGAATCAGGTCAAACCATTATCTCTGGTATGGGCGAATTGCACTTGGAGATTATTGTGGACCGTATGAAACGCGAATTTGCGGTGGAAGCCAATATCGGTGCGCCCCAAGTGGCTTACCGTGAGACCATCCGCAAAGAAGTGGAAGCGGAATACAAACACGCGAAACAATCAGGCGGTAAAGGTCAATACGGCCACGTTGTCATCAAAATGGAACCGATGGAACCAGGCGGCGCAGGCTACGAATTTATCGACGAGATTAAAGGCGGTGTGATTCCGCGCGAATTCATCCCCTCTGTGGATAAAGGTATCCGCGACACCCTGCCAAACGGCGTGGTGGCAGGCTTCCCTGTGGTGGACGTGCGTATCCGCTTGGTATTCGGTTCTTACCACGATGTGGACTCTTCGCAACTGGCGTTTGAATTGGCCGCTTCGCAAGCGTTTAAAGAAGGTATGCGCAAAGCATCGCCTGTGTTGCTTGAACCCATTATGGCGGTTGAGGTGGAAACACCCGAAGACTACATGGGCGACGTGATGGGCGACTTGAACCGCCGCCGCGGCATCGTGTTGGGCATGGACGACGACGGCATCGGCGGCAAAAAAGTACGCGCCGAAGTGCCTTTGGCTGAAATGTTCGGTTACTCAACCGACTTACGTTCTGCTACACAAGGTCGCGCTACCTACTCTATGGAGTTTGCAAAATACGCCGAAGCACCTGCTAACGTAGCTGCTGAAGTAACCGCTGCTCGTAAGGGTTAA
- a CDS encoding DnaJ C-terminal domain-containing protein: MMAKNYYEILGVEKTADDETIKKAYRKLVRKYHPDVSKEPDAAERTTEINLAYETLSNPEKRAQYDAELAQPRGNPFQGAAGGGNPFGENHFGEQGFRYEYTGGAPFGADDFQFEDLFSAFARQQAHARRPQEPQRGEDQHAELAIDIYASYAGAERTLTLNVPALDAAGRPTVQQKTLNVKIPKGIAEGQQIRLAGQGLAGYNGGANGDLYLKIRFHARPDLYVKNRKDVYQTISVMPWQAVLGGKITVATASGRLQVTLPANSHNGKTIRLKGQGIPAKEAGDLYLVIHIAVPEANSEADRALWQQLADHYAQSAH; encoded by the coding sequence ATCATGGCAAAAAACTATTATGAAATTTTAGGCGTAGAAAAAACCGCCGACGATGAAACCATCAAAAAAGCCTACCGCAAGCTGGTGCGCAAATACCACCCCGATGTGAGCAAAGAGCCCGACGCGGCGGAGCGCACCACCGAAATCAACCTTGCCTACGAAACCCTGTCCAACCCCGAAAAACGCGCCCAATACGATGCCGAGCTTGCCCAACCACGCGGCAACCCGTTCCAAGGCGCAGCGGGCGGCGGCAATCCGTTTGGCGAAAATCATTTTGGCGAGCAGGGCTTCCGCTACGAATACACAGGCGGCGCACCGTTTGGCGCAGACGATTTCCAGTTTGAAGACCTGTTTTCCGCCTTTGCCCGGCAGCAAGCGCACGCCCGCCGCCCGCAAGAGCCGCAACGCGGCGAAGACCAACACGCCGAGTTGGCGATTGACATTTACGCCTCCTACGCAGGCGCAGAACGCACGCTCACGCTGAACGTCCCCGCGCTGGATGCCGCAGGCCGCCCCACCGTGCAGCAAAAAACCCTCAACGTCAAAATCCCCAAAGGCATCGCCGAAGGGCAGCAAATCCGCCTTGCCGGGCAAGGCTTGGCGGGCTACAACGGCGGCGCGAACGGCGATTTATACTTAAAAATCCGCTTCCACGCCCGCCCCGACTTATACGTCAAAAACCGCAAAGACGTATACCAAACCATCAGCGTGATGCCGTGGCAAGCCGTGTTGGGCGGCAAAATCACCGTCGCCACCGCATCAGGACGCCTGCAAGTTACCCTGCCTGCCAACAGCCACAACGGCAAAACCATCCGCCTGAAAGGGCAAGGCATCCCCGCCAAAGAAGCGGGCGACTTGTATCTCGTCATCCACATCGCCGTGCCCGAAGCCAACAGCGAAGCCGACCGCGCCCTGTGGCAGCAACTCGCCGACCACTATGCCCAATCCGCACATTAA
- a CDS encoding DEAD/DEAH box helicase family protein, whose amino-acid sequence MELKFEELAYQTDAVNAVVRLFEGQRRESFSLHDAGIELFVGNKLDLDWAQIGENLNNVQKTFGQPETEIGQHGLNFSVEMETGTGKTYVYLRTIFELNRQYGWTKFVIVVPGVPIREGVLQTLRATKNHFAELFNKPVMNFSEYDSKRLGALRNFAVNDGIEIMVINIQSFDKPENNVINIVNESGDAPIKWIQQTRPIVIVDEPQNMETENRLAALDSFNPLFILRYSATHKNSRHKVYSLNPVEAYNQKLVKQIVVQSVLAENDSNGAFVELVEIPPAKGSLKAKLNIHFRDKKETKKKTVWVRSGKNGKQGDDLFDKSNGNEAYRHGYIVDGLNFDEQMVAFSNGVQISRADNQDALQDEVMKAQIRCTIEEHLKREKKLKALGIKVLSLFFIDKVEHYRTADGSAGKFAQWFDELYRELAGEDSDGVHNGYFSQDKNGNFKDTKENKQNQADYDTYHLIMRDKETLLSFASPLRFIFSHSALKEGWDNPNVFQICTLNETRSAIKKRQEIGRGLRLAVNQNGERVRDEAVNVLTVIPNESYESFAKKLQEEYEDECGIKFAASNIKDGRKRKTQTFRKNFPLDPEFQAIWQKLDRKPRYRVQYDTAELVKQAADAVFRLPEIHAPKIQTRKAKIEQSITYGIEAVETASGSLKIETAFAIPDILGEIQNKTGLTRRTVFDILKTSGRLNDAANNPQRFIDLAAEKINRCLHALMSEGIVYELTDNEQYRQELLRNLQKMENEGEEFYFDDKTTFTVQNGQKTIAENYIPLDSETEQKFAADCENYENVSLYFKLPRWFKIPTPLGNYNPDWAVVKQNGGKAYFVAETKNTGKGIQNGVDESRLREDERLKIQCAWACFEKVQEVEYRVAEKLEEL is encoded by the coding sequence ATGGAACTGAAATTTGAAGAATTAGCCTACCAAACCGATGCCGTGAATGCGGTGGTGCGCCTGTTTGAGGGGCAGCGCCGCGAAAGTTTCAGCTTGCACGATGCGGGCATTGAGCTTTTTGTCGGCAATAAGCTGGATTTGGATTGGGCGCAAATCGGCGAAAACCTGAACAACGTGCAAAAAACCTTCGGGCAGCCTGAAACGGAAATCGGGCAGCACGGCTTGAATTTTTCGGTGGAAATGGAAACGGGCACGGGCAAGACTTATGTTTATCTGCGCACGATTTTTGAATTGAACCGCCAATACGGCTGGACAAAATTCGTGATTGTCGTGCCCGGTGTGCCGATCCGCGAGGGCGTGTTACAAACCCTGCGGGCAACGAAAAACCATTTTGCCGAGCTGTTTAACAAGCCGGTGATGAATTTCAGCGAGTACGACAGCAAGCGTTTGGGCGCGTTGCGTAATTTTGCGGTGAACGACGGCATTGAGATTATGGTGATCAATATCCAGTCGTTTGACAAACCGGAAAACAATGTAATCAACATAGTCAATGAAAGCGGCGATGCGCCGATTAAGTGGATTCAGCAAACCCGCCCGATTGTGATTGTGGACGAGCCGCAAAATATGGAAACGGAAAACCGCCTTGCCGCGTTAGATTCCTTTAATCCGCTGTTTATTTTGCGCTATTCGGCAACCCATAAAAACAGCCGCCATAAGGTTTACAGCCTCAATCCCGTTGAAGCTTACAACCAAAAGCTGGTGAAACAGATTGTGGTGCAGTCGGTTTTGGCGGAAAACGACAGCAATGGCGCGTTTGTGGAATTGGTGGAAATACCGCCGGCAAAAGGCAGCCTGAAAGCCAAGTTAAACATTCATTTTCGCGATAAAAAGGAAACCAAGAAAAAAACCGTGTGGGTGAGAAGCGGCAAAAATGGCAAACAAGGTGATGATTTGTTTGATAAGTCAAACGGGAATGAAGCCTACCGGCACGGTTATATCGTGGATGGACTCAATTTTGATGAACAAATGGTTGCATTTTCCAACGGCGTGCAAATCAGCCGCGCTGACAATCAGGACGCGCTGCAAGACGAAGTGATGAAAGCGCAAATCCGCTGCACCATTGAAGAGCATTTGAAGCGCGAGAAAAAGCTCAAAGCGCTGGGCATTAAAGTGTTGTCGCTGTTTTTTATCGACAAGGTGGAACACTACCGCACGGCAGACGGCAGCGCGGGCAAGTTTGCGCAATGGTTTGACGAGCTTTACCGCGAGCTGGCGGGCGAAGATTCAGACGGCGTGCACAACGGCTATTTTTCGCAGGATAAAAACGGAAATTTCAAAGACACCAAAGAAAACAAACAGAATCAGGCGGATTACGATACCTACCATTTGATTATGCGCGACAAGGAAACGCTGCTTTCTTTTGCCAGCCCCTTGCGTTTTATCTTTTCCCATTCCGCACTGAAAGAGGGCTGGGACAATCCCAATGTATTCCAGATTTGCACGCTCAACGAAACCCGTTCTGCGATTAAAAAACGGCAGGAAATCGGACGCGGCTTGCGTTTGGCGGTAAACCAAAACGGCGAGCGCGTGCGTGATGAAGCGGTAAATGTGCTGACCGTGATTCCCAACGAAAGCTACGAAAGTTTTGCTAAAAAATTGCAAGAGGAATACGAAGACGAATGCGGTATTAAATTTGCCGCCAGCAATATCAAAGACGGGCGCAAACGCAAAACGCAGACTTTCCGCAAAAACTTCCCGCTTGACCCCGAATTTCAGGCGATTTGGCAGAAACTCGACCGCAAACCGCGTTACCGCGTGCAATACGATACGGCGGAATTAGTCAAACAAGCCGCCGATGCCGTTTTCAGGCTGCCTGAAATCCACGCGCCGAAAATCCAAACGCGCAAGGCGAAAATTGAGCAAAGCATTACTTACGGAATCGAAGCCGTGGAAACCGCCAGCGGCAGCCTGAAAATCGAAACGGCGTTTGCCATTCCCGATATTTTGGGCGAAATCCAAAACAAAACGGGTTTAACACGGCGCACGGTGTTTGACATTCTCAAAACATCAGGCCGTCTGAACGATGCGGCAAACAATCCGCAACGCTTTATCGATTTGGCGGCGGAAAAAATCAACCGCTGCCTGCACGCGCTGATGAGCGAAGGCATTGTTTACGAGTTGACCGACAACGAACAATACCGCCAAGAACTGCTGCGCAACCTGCAAAAAATGGAAAACGAGGGCGAAGAGTTTTATTTTGACGACAAGACCACGTTTACCGTGCAAAACGGGCAAAAAACCATCGCCGAAAACTATATCCCGCTGGATTCGGAAACCGAGCAGAAATTTGCCGCCGATTGCGAAAACTACGAAAACGTGTCGCTGTATTTCAAACTACCGCGCTGGTTCAAAATCCCCACGCCGCTGGGCAATTACAATCCCGATTGGGCGGTGGTGAAACAAAACGGCGGAAAGGCGTATTTTGTTGCCGAAACCAAAAATACAGGAAAAGGCATACAAAACGGCGTGGACGAGAGCAGACTGCGCGAAGACGAGCGGCTCAAAATCCAATGCGCCTGGGCGTGTTTTGAGAAGGTGCAGGAGGTGGAGTATCGGGTAGCTGAAAAGCTGGAAGAACTATAA